The following proteins are encoded in a genomic region of Reichenbachiella sp.:
- a CDS encoding mannose-1-phosphate guanylyltransferase, with amino-acid sequence MKSEVFVVIMAGGVGSRFWPYSRNSRPKQFIDVLGNGKSLLQMTYQRFLPTASKDNILVVTNDIYADLVQEQLPDINPDHILTEPARRNTAPCIAYAAYKIRKKNPDAVMVVTPADHAIFQEQNFTNVIKIATDTAVGTNKLLTVGITPNRPETGYGYIQYLEDNAEVKKVKTFTEKPELALAKKFLESGDFVWNAGIFVWSISAIVKSFENSMPDMAEAFEGGSDKYYGANEKAYIDKIYPQCENISIDYGILEKSKEVFVVQGTFDWSDLGSWNSLHEIREKDENDNVVDGQVILGDCKDNIVKSETKRLLVLDNLEGYLVGDFDDVLIVCKKDQDARFREYVAQAKKLKGDKYL; translated from the coding sequence ATGAAATCAGAAGTATTTGTAGTAATTATGGCTGGGGGTGTTGGAAGTAGATTTTGGCCGTATAGCCGAAACTCTCGCCCGAAACAATTTATCGATGTTTTGGGCAACGGTAAATCACTACTACAAATGACTTACCAGCGTTTCTTGCCAACGGCAAGCAAAGATAACATATTGGTGGTAACTAATGACATCTATGCAGATCTGGTCCAGGAACAGTTGCCTGACATCAATCCAGACCATATTCTTACGGAACCTGCCCGAAGAAATACAGCCCCTTGCATCGCATATGCAGCATATAAAATTAGAAAGAAGAATCCAGATGCCGTGATGGTGGTTACACCTGCCGATCATGCCATTTTTCAAGAACAAAATTTTACGAATGTCATCAAAATTGCAACTGACACCGCAGTTGGTACAAATAAATTATTGACCGTAGGCATCACACCAAACCGACCTGAAACAGGTTATGGCTACATTCAATATTTGGAAGACAATGCTGAAGTAAAAAAAGTAAAAACTTTTACTGAAAAGCCAGAACTGGCATTAGCCAAGAAATTTTTAGAAAGTGGCGACTTTGTTTGGAACGCAGGTATTTTTGTTTGGTCCATTTCTGCCATTGTGAAGTCTTTTGAAAATTCAATGCCTGATATGGCCGAAGCATTTGAAGGAGGAAGTGACAAATACTATGGGGCAAATGAAAAAGCCTATATCGATAAAATCTACCCTCAGTGTGAAAATATTTCCATCGACTATGGCATTCTAGAAAAGTCGAAAGAAGTCTTCGTAGTTCAAGGCACTTTTGACTGGTCTGATTTAGGATCATGGAATTCCCTTCATGAAATCAGAGAAAAGGATGAAAACGACAACGTAGTGGATGGCCAGGTAATCCTTGGTGATTGCAAGGATAACATCGTGAAATCTGAAACTAAAAGACTTCTTGTACTAGATAATCTAGAAGGATATTTGGTCGGAGATTTTGACGATGTGCTTATCGTGTGTAAGAAAGATCAGGATGCTCGGTTTAGAGAATATGTAGCGCAAGCCAAAAAGCTCAAAGGGGATAAATACCTCTAG
- the rlmB gene encoding 23S rRNA (guanosine(2251)-2'-O)-methyltransferase RlmB, which produces MENRRFVKRPPRKEEPDNMIFGTRAVIETIKSGKTVERIFLQKDLKNDLTKELVELLRGSMVTVSKVPVEKLNRLTRKNHQGVVAFVSPIDFVTLHNIVANSYENGLAPLVLILDRVTDVRNFGAICRSAECAGVNGVVIPTKGGAMINSDAVKTSAGALSYLPICKEDSLTHSVKYLKDSGFQIVACTEKTEKKVFDADLSVPTAIIMGSEEDGISEELLKAADEKLMIPVVGQIDSLNVSVAAGVILFESMRQRS; this is translated from the coding sequence ATGGAGAACCGGAGATTTGTAAAGAGACCCCCAAGAAAAGAAGAGCCTGACAATATGATCTTTGGCACTCGTGCAGTGATCGAAACTATCAAATCAGGTAAAACGGTAGAAAGAATTTTCCTTCAAAAAGACCTCAAGAACGATTTAACCAAAGAACTGGTAGAATTGCTGAGAGGTTCAATGGTCACTGTGTCAAAGGTTCCTGTCGAAAAACTGAATCGATTGACTAGGAAAAATCATCAGGGTGTAGTGGCATTTGTTTCTCCAATTGATTTTGTGACGCTTCACAACATTGTGGCCAATAGTTATGAAAATGGATTGGCCCCTTTGGTGCTTATCTTGGATCGAGTGACTGATGTGCGCAACTTTGGGGCGATCTGTCGTTCGGCGGAATGCGCAGGAGTTAATGGTGTCGTGATTCCTACTAAGGGAGGAGCTATGATTAATTCTGATGCTGTTAAAACTTCAGCTGGTGCCCTGAGTTATTTGCCAATTTGCAAAGAAGACAGTCTGACACACTCAGTTAAATATTTGAAAGACAGTGGTTTTCAAATTGTCGCTTGTACGGAAAAGACAGAGAAAAAGGTGTTTGATGCAGATTTATCGGTTCCAACCGCCATTATCATGGGATCTGAAGAAGACGGTATTTCAGAAGAACTACTCAAAGCTGCAGATGAAAAATTGATGATCCCAGTCGTAGGCCAGATTGATTCCTTAAATGTATCTGTGGCTGCTGGAGTCATACTTTTCGAAAGTATGAGGCAGCGAAGCTAG
- a CDS encoding GWxTD domain-containing protein: MKIDHQIAKEDSLYKLILTFHLVKVLPTDSLVGFELSEQKKINSGQEDLIQPIAINIDSGFIKNVIALDFYAKPENNYLVVKFSFLDRPYLYGIPINDGLAFPLSNIIYGGDNEAMFYNGYKKGDSVWFEEIDEERSDDVQYFAYLYKEEFPAAIPPMVVENGATSEMLKIDRVLGFKRGMMLNKADYLYFVQNDTASDKGVSILSHKEYYPRTKKVEELIETLKYICTGDEFEELNAAEDKKLAFNNFWLSHIDDKELASETIKKYFRSVKFANALFTDYKNGWKTDRGMIYIVFGPPEVVTKKEEIEIWEYKTFDGDLKFTFAKTRNLFVQYHYSLIREKSLNKAWFTAVQQWRTGDL; encoded by the coding sequence GTGAAAATCGATCATCAAATTGCTAAAGAGGATTCGCTGTATAAACTGATACTAACTTTTCATCTGGTCAAAGTGCTCCCGACCGATAGTTTAGTTGGTTTTGAGCTTTCCGAGCAGAAAAAAATTAATTCAGGTCAAGAGGATTTGATTCAGCCAATAGCTATAAACATTGATTCTGGATTCATCAAAAATGTCATAGCACTTGATTTCTATGCCAAACCAGAAAATAACTATTTGGTGGTTAAATTTTCCTTTCTGGACCGCCCCTATTTATATGGAATTCCAATTAACGATGGGTTAGCATTCCCTCTATCTAATATTATCTATGGCGGAGATAATGAGGCCATGTTTTATAACGGTTATAAAAAAGGGGACTCTGTTTGGTTTGAAGAAATCGATGAAGAGAGAAGTGACGATGTACAATACTTTGCTTACTTGTACAAGGAAGAATTTCCAGCGGCCATTCCTCCAATGGTGGTGGAAAATGGAGCTACATCAGAGATGCTAAAAATTGATAGAGTGCTTGGTTTTAAGAGAGGAATGATGCTCAACAAGGCGGACTACCTCTATTTCGTTCAGAATGATACAGCTTCGGATAAGGGCGTTTCAATTCTAAGTCACAAAGAATATTATCCTCGAACAAAGAAAGTAGAAGAACTAATAGAAACGCTAAAGTATATATGTACTGGCGATGAATTTGAAGAATTGAATGCAGCTGAAGATAAAAAGTTGGCTTTCAATAATTTTTGGTTGAGCCATATTGATGATAAAGAGCTGGCTTCAGAAACAATCAAAAAGTACTTTCGGTCGGTCAAATTTGCCAATGCACTTTTTACAGATTACAAAAATGGATGGAAAACCGATCGGGGCATGATCTATATTGTGTTTGGGCCACCAGAGGTAGTGACTAAAAAAGAAGAGATAGAAATATGGGAATACAAGACATTTGATGGTGATTTAAAGTTTACTTTTGCCAAAACACGCAACTTATTTGTTCAATACCACTATTCCCTCATTCGCGAGAAGTCGCTCAATAAGGCGTGGTTTACGGCAGTACAACAATGGAGAACCGGAGATTTGTAA
- a CDS encoding class I SAM-dependent methyltransferase, which translates to MATYTTEIASDKIISDNPIHQRLLQAYYEAKPYIKGKVLEPGCGEGRGIAVLSPLAETYLALDKIEEVVENLKPQFPEVEFRAAVFPPFDNIEDNSIDTIITFQVIEHIKNDKLFLQEIHRVLKPGGQAVITTPNIKMSLSRNPWHEREYTNQELKDLAGNIFSKVEMKGIAGNEKVMEYHEQNRASVARITRFDVFNLQYRLPNALLRIPYDLLNRLNRNNLQKQDEGLVTEIDRSDYFLREEHEENLDLFCVVTK; encoded by the coding sequence ATGGCAACATACACTACAGAAATAGCGTCGGACAAAATCATCTCCGACAACCCAATACACCAAAGATTGCTTCAGGCTTATTATGAAGCCAAGCCTTACATCAAAGGAAAAGTGCTAGAACCTGGTTGTGGAGAAGGTCGAGGAATTGCGGTACTTTCTCCATTAGCAGAGACCTATTTAGCGCTAGATAAAATCGAAGAAGTGGTAGAAAATCTGAAACCACAATTTCCGGAAGTTGAATTTAGAGCAGCGGTGTTTCCTCCATTTGATAATATAGAGGATAATTCAATCGACACGATAATCACTTTTCAGGTGATCGAACATATCAAGAACGACAAGCTTTTTCTACAAGAAATTCACCGGGTATTAAAACCAGGTGGGCAAGCCGTGATTACCACACCCAATATTAAGATGTCCCTTTCGAGAAACCCATGGCATGAGCGCGAATACACCAATCAGGAATTGAAAGACCTCGCCGGTAATATTTTTTCCAAAGTAGAAATGAAAGGTATTGCGGGTAATGAAAAAGTGATGGAATATCATGAGCAGAATAGAGCGTCAGTAGCTCGAATTACTCGATTCGATGTTTTCAATTTACAATACAGACTACCAAACGCACTGTTAAGAATTCCTTATGACTTGCTCAACAGGCTCAATCGAAACAACCTTCAAAAACAAGATGAAGGGCTAGTAACCGAGATAGATCGAAGTGATTATTTCCTTAGAGAGGAGCACGAAGAAAACCTTGATCTTTTTTGTGTAGTTACAAAATGA
- a CDS encoding VPS10 domain-containing protein, translating into MKHLLTLLLITATLVAPAQSKKKFSIQKAEESALSQTSFDGLKFRHVGPALMSGRIADFAVNPDDPTEYYVAVASGGVWKTTNNGNTYEPIFDSQGSYSTGVVTMDPNNHNVIWVGTGENNNQRSVAYGDGVYKSLDGGKTWKNMGLEKSEHIGSIVVDPNNSDIVYVAAIGPLWSDGGDRGLYKTTNGGDTWHRVLHIDKHTGVNEVHLDPRNPEVLYATAHQRRRHVFTYIGGGPGSGIHKSTDGGKTWKEINSGLPKVDLGRIGLAISPANPEYIYAIVEAARGEGGFYISTTRGESWEKRGSYVSSGNYYQEIVPDPVNPDKIYAMDTWMQVSVDGGRTFKNVGEDSKHVDNHCLWINPENTKHLLAGCDGGIYETWNSGKHWSYKANLSITQFYKVSVDNAKPFYHIYGGTQDNLSMGGPSRTVSASSIVNSDWYITQNGDGFETQIDPDNTDIVYAQYQYGGLTRFDKKSGEQKGIQPKPRKGENEYRWNWDAPLQVSNHKPQRLYFAANKLFRSDDRGDSWEVLGDDLTAQIDRNKLEVMDRIWSVDAVAKNGSTSPYGTIVAFSESPLDENLLVVGTDDGLIQISKNGGQSWNKSSNFPGIPANTYVNMVFTSKHDKNVIYAVFNDHKRGNFKPYLLKSYDQGSTWTSITANLPTRGSTYCIEEDHEDANLLFAGTEFGAFFSDNGGQEWKQLKAGLPTIAVRDMAIQKDENDLVLGTFGRGFYVLDDYSSLRNISSALSKTAELFPVREGLLFEYSYPYGLKGKSMQGDNFYTAENLGSEVTFTYFIKEDIKSKADQRKEQEAENLKKKANNYFPTYGALKAEKEEEKPTLLFTIQDSKGNVVRKLSTTPAKGINRLNWDLRNTPKGPVDLSTPAFYNPWAGSNEGTMVPPGNYSVTMASIVGGKETVLGKQSFNLIPINNTTLPAADRAALAEFMTKVGILEGRVSSVAQAISEMNSDMKYIKAAILETPTAQSELMTTYQSIKDELNALSIKVNGDPYKSDLDMGQVPSLSSRVGSLAWEQATSTSAPTQTHQDVYKITAEELEPVYAATKELLEVKMANFKKQLKAAGAPYTPRNLRFLD; encoded by the coding sequence ATGAAACATCTATTAACCCTTCTTCTCATTACTGCTACGCTGGTCGCTCCAGCACAGAGCAAAAAGAAATTCTCTATTCAAAAAGCTGAAGAATCAGCATTGAGCCAGACTTCGTTCGATGGCCTAAAATTTCGTCACGTCGGGCCAGCACTGATGTCTGGTCGAATCGCCGACTTTGCCGTAAACCCTGATGACCCCACGGAATACTATGTAGCCGTGGCTTCAGGAGGTGTGTGGAAAACCACCAACAATGGCAACACCTACGAACCCATATTTGACAGCCAAGGCAGTTACTCTACTGGAGTAGTTACCATGGATCCCAACAATCACAATGTGATCTGGGTAGGCACAGGTGAAAACAACAACCAGCGAAGTGTGGCCTACGGTGATGGGGTTTACAAATCACTAGATGGTGGTAAAACTTGGAAAAACATGGGCTTAGAAAAATCAGAGCATATTGGCTCGATCGTAGTAGATCCAAACAATTCAGACATAGTATATGTGGCTGCCATCGGGCCGCTTTGGAGTGATGGAGGAGACAGAGGCCTATACAAAACCACCAATGGTGGAGATACTTGGCACCGAGTCTTGCATATCGACAAGCACACCGGTGTAAACGAAGTCCATCTAGACCCAAGAAATCCAGAAGTGCTCTATGCCACCGCACATCAAAGAAGACGCCATGTTTTTACCTACATCGGTGGTGGCCCTGGTTCTGGTATCCACAAGTCAACAGACGGTGGAAAAACATGGAAAGAAATCAACAGCGGTTTACCAAAAGTTGATTTGGGGCGAATAGGCTTGGCCATTTCACCGGCTAATCCTGAATACATCTATGCCATCGTAGAAGCCGCTCGCGGCGAAGGAGGGTTTTATATTTCGACCACAAGGGGCGAGTCATGGGAGAAAAGAGGTAGTTATGTTTCAAGTGGAAATTACTACCAAGAAATTGTGCCTGACCCTGTAAATCCAGATAAAATCTATGCCATGGACACTTGGATGCAGGTTTCGGTAGACGGCGGTCGAACTTTCAAAAATGTAGGTGAGGATTCCAAACATGTAGACAATCACTGCCTTTGGATCAATCCTGAAAACACCAAGCACTTATTGGCTGGATGTGACGGTGGCATTTATGAAACATGGAACAGCGGTAAGCACTGGTCATACAAAGCCAATTTATCCATCACACAGTTCTACAAAGTATCTGTAGACAACGCCAAGCCTTTTTACCATATCTATGGCGGAACTCAGGATAACTTAAGCATGGGCGGCCCATCTCGTACAGTGAGTGCCAGCAGCATTGTGAATTCGGACTGGTACATTACGCAAAATGGAGATGGCTTCGAAACGCAAATCGATCCTGATAACACAGATATCGTCTATGCGCAATATCAATATGGTGGCTTGACACGATTCGACAAAAAAAGTGGAGAGCAAAAAGGCATTCAACCCAAACCAAGAAAAGGAGAAAATGAATACCGATGGAACTGGGATGCGCCCTTGCAGGTTAGCAACCACAAACCGCAAAGACTGTACTTTGCGGCCAACAAGCTATTCCGTAGTGACGACCGAGGGGATAGCTGGGAAGTGCTGGGCGATGACCTTACTGCTCAAATAGACAGAAACAAACTGGAAGTCATGGACCGTATCTGGAGTGTGGACGCTGTTGCTAAAAATGGCTCTACTTCACCTTACGGAACCATCGTGGCTTTTTCCGAATCTCCATTGGATGAAAATCTACTCGTGGTAGGCACAGATGACGGACTGATTCAAATCTCCAAAAACGGCGGACAATCCTGGAATAAATCTTCTAACTTTCCCGGCATTCCAGCCAATACATATGTGAATATGGTATTCACTTCGAAACACGACAAGAATGTCATCTACGCCGTTTTCAACGATCACAAACGAGGCAACTTCAAGCCTTACCTTTTGAAATCTTATGATCAAGGAAGCACCTGGACAAGTATCACAGCTAATCTTCCAACAAGAGGTTCTACTTATTGCATCGAAGAAGATCATGAGGATGCCAATCTTCTTTTTGCAGGTACAGAATTCGGTGCTTTCTTCTCCGACAACGGCGGACAAGAATGGAAGCAACTCAAAGCTGGCTTGCCAACCATCGCTGTGCGCGACATGGCCATTCAGAAGGACGAAAATGATTTGGTACTAGGTACTTTCGGACGTGGCTTTTATGTGCTGGATGATTACTCGTCGTTGAGAAATATCAGCAGTGCTTTGAGCAAAACTGCCGAGCTCTTTCCGGTAAGAGAAGGGCTACTTTTTGAATACTCTTATCCTTACGGCCTCAAGGGCAAATCCATGCAGGGAGATAATTTCTATACAGCTGAAAATTTAGGTTCTGAAGTGACCTTTACTTACTTCATCAAAGAGGATATCAAATCGAAAGCAGACCAGCGAAAGGAGCAAGAAGCTGAAAATCTGAAAAAGAAAGCAAACAATTATTTCCCAACTTATGGGGCGTTGAAAGCCGAAAAAGAAGAAGAGAAGCCGACACTGCTCTTTACCATTCAAGATTCAAAAGGAAATGTGGTAAGAAAGTTAAGTACCACTCCGGCTAAAGGCATCAACCGTCTCAACTGGGACTTGCGCAATACACCTAAAGGCCCGGTAGACCTCAGCACACCTGCTTTCTACAATCCTTGGGCAGGCTCCAACGAAGGTACAATGGTACCTCCAGGCAACTACAGCGTGACCATGGCTTCCATTGTAGGCGGCAAAGAAACCGTACTAGGCAAGCAGTCCTTCAATCTGATCCCGATCAACAATACCACCTTGCCAGCAGCGGACAGAGCCGCCTTGGCGGAGTTTATGACCAAGGTCGGTATATTGGAAGGCCGAGTATCTAGTGTAGCCCAGGCCATCAGCGAAATGAATAGTGACATGAAATATATCAAAGCCGCTATTCTGGAAACACCAACCGCACAAAGTGAATTGATGACGACTTACCAATCCATCAAAGACGAATTGAATGCCTTGAGTATTAAAGTAAATGGTGATCCGTATAAATCTGATCTGGACATGGGACAAGTGCCATCATTGAGCAGCAGAGTGGGATCACTGGCTTGGGAACAGGCCACCTCCACTTCAGCCCCTACTCAAACGCATCAGGACGTGTACAAAATCACCGCAGAAGAACTGGAGCCAGTTTACGCTGCCACCAAAGAACTGCTAGAAGTGAAAATGGCCAATTTCAAAAAACAACTCAAAGCAGCCGGCGCGCCGTACACGCCAAGGAATTTGAGATTTTTGGATTAA
- a CDS encoding YIP1 family protein — translation MNPYRTIWLSPKQTFNELILTKNSQPLYGIPLFILGLSLGINISHVMGSVFGEGDTIIGIITGIIISTALIFLFLGFIYPWLLRIIGSLWNGKGTLNQLTNVVSISFIPYGIIVSFQILLLSFGLDPNSEKVYGGLTIVVSMWTLSLFIIGVSKIQGFSYGFALLNILMSQLPFLLLRLALRS, via the coding sequence ATGAACCCTTACCGAACCATATGGCTTAGCCCCAAACAAACTTTTAATGAACTTATTTTAACAAAAAACTCTCAACCCTTATATGGAATCCCTTTATTTATACTTGGTTTATCGTTGGGGATAAATATTTCACACGTTATGGGAAGCGTGTTCGGCGAAGGAGATACCATAATTGGTATCATAACGGGAATAATAATTTCTACTGCCTTAATCTTCTTGTTTCTAGGCTTTATTTATCCATGGTTATTGAGAATAATTGGATCATTATGGAATGGAAAAGGTACTCTTAATCAACTTACTAATGTTGTTTCTATTTCATTTATTCCCTACGGAATAATCGTATCCTTTCAAATTCTATTGTTGTCCTTTGGGTTGGATCCTAATTCTGAAAAAGTTTATGGAGGTTTAACGATTGTGGTTTCGATGTGGACATTGAGCCTTTTTATTATCGGTGTTTCTAAAATACAGGGGTTTAGCTACGGCTTTGCTCTTTTGAATATTCTTATGAGCCAATTACCATTTCTATTGTTAAGACTCGCGTTGAGGAGTTAA
- a CDS encoding S28 family serine protease, whose amino-acid sequence MKTKILILSLISVLMIQCHSTQQVNADLKNQIIDLFPGATVEAIAFGEPYQEAYKVKLLQFLDHNNPELGTFDQYIYLYHTDYVAPVHLETGGYDAYLTEREISKNLGLNLIIVEYRFYGESKPDNIPWEYLTNDQAVEDYHRINQAFRKIYKTGKWLISGISKGGETAMIYKSKYPEDADVVVPYVAPIILDTADVRPWELVNRVGSSDCRKKVKNLQKRLLKNKDEVLNLMIETTRADSLTFAIGHEVALEYAILEYLFSFWQWNGDCSQIPDEKASLDSAYRYLNGVSGVSNFSDQSYESGLPSYYQHMRELGYYVMDTTDLSEWLSQDRYSHRAFAPKGVDLTYNDRYMPAVKDYVENQGEQMIWIYGGLDPWGGCAVEPKGKSTMKFVKPDGTHRTRIKDLDSLQQQQIYDSLRVWLE is encoded by the coding sequence ATGAAAACAAAAATATTAATCCTTTCACTGATCAGTGTACTCATGATTCAGTGCCACTCTACCCAGCAAGTCAACGCCGACTTGAAGAATCAAATCATTGACTTATTCCCTGGAGCCACGGTAGAGGCTATTGCCTTCGGAGAGCCTTATCAGGAAGCCTATAAAGTTAAATTACTCCAATTTCTGGATCACAACAATCCTGAATTGGGCACTTTTGATCAGTACATTTATTTGTATCATACGGACTATGTAGCGCCGGTGCATTTGGAGACGGGCGGCTATGATGCTTATCTGACGGAAAGAGAGATTAGCAAAAATTTGGGATTGAATTTGATCATCGTGGAATATCGATTTTATGGAGAATCTAAGCCTGATAACATTCCGTGGGAGTACCTGACGAATGACCAAGCTGTGGAGGATTATCACCGAATCAATCAGGCCTTTCGGAAGATTTACAAAACTGGAAAATGGCTGATATCCGGCATCAGCAAGGGAGGAGAAACCGCTATGATTTATAAATCCAAATATCCTGAAGATGCCGATGTGGTGGTGCCCTATGTGGCCCCGATTATTTTGGATACGGCGGACGTTCGTCCTTGGGAGCTGGTGAATCGCGTGGGGTCTTCAGATTGCAGGAAGAAGGTGAAAAATCTTCAAAAGAGGCTTTTGAAAAATAAAGATGAGGTACTAAACCTCATGATTGAAACAACCAGAGCTGATTCGTTGACTTTCGCGATTGGCCATGAGGTGGCTTTGGAATATGCCATTTTGGAGTATCTGTTTTCGTTTTGGCAATGGAATGGCGATTGCAGCCAAATACCAGATGAAAAAGCCTCGCTGGACTCTGCTTACCGATATCTGAATGGTGTATCTGGCGTGAGCAACTTTTCTGATCAATCGTACGAATCAGGTTTGCCGTCTTACTATCAGCACATGCGAGAGTTGGGGTATTACGTGATGGATACCACAGATCTGAGCGAATGGCTGAGTCAAGACAGGTACAGTCACCGTGCATTTGCACCGAAGGGCGTGGACCTGACTTACAATGACCGGTACATGCCTGCCGTGAAAGATTATGTAGAAAATCAGGGCGAGCAGATGATCTGGATTTATGGAGGTCTCGATCCTTGGGGCGGTTGCGCCGTAGAGCCTAAAGGCAAAAGCACGATGAAGTTTGTGAAACCAGACGGTACGCATCGCACCAGAATCAAAGATTTGGATTCTCTTCAGCAGCAGCAGATTTATGACTCGTTGAGGGTTTGGTTGGAATGA
- a CDS encoding AraC family transcriptional regulator: MKVLPFKIPKTDDSSFRVQVDIMPQFYDILHQHPESQITLIVKGHGTVIQGDYIGNFSEGDVFIFGANVPHVLKSDPSFYEDDSTEMCHAICVFFDSESFGKDFFELPEMRSVNDFMRKSVRGLRLNGDAKRRVSKIITEIEEHDGITKIISLLNIFNLLSQTDEHQWLSKEPHNLNVDESEGKRLNDIFQFTMKEYHRPITLDEVAEVANMTPSAFCRYFKQRTRKTYVSFLNELRVAHACKLLLNKEINVTEVCYRSGFVNLSNFNRKFKSLTNHTPSQYQKVHFQEQLL; encoded by the coding sequence ATGAAGGTATTACCATTTAAGATTCCGAAGACAGACGATTCCTCATTTAGGGTACAGGTGGATATTATGCCCCAGTTCTACGATATTCTTCATCAGCACCCTGAGTCCCAAATAACACTGATTGTGAAAGGGCATGGCACGGTGATCCAAGGCGACTACATTGGCAATTTTTCAGAAGGCGATGTGTTTATTTTTGGAGCCAACGTGCCGCATGTTCTGAAGAGCGACCCATCCTTTTACGAAGACGACAGCACCGAAATGTGCCATGCCATTTGTGTGTTCTTTGATTCAGAAAGTTTTGGGAAGGATTTCTTTGAGTTGCCTGAGATGCGTAGTGTCAACGATTTTATGCGCAAAAGCGTTCGTGGACTGAGATTGAATGGTGATGCCAAAAGACGAGTATCCAAAATCATCACGGAGATAGAAGAACACGACGGGATCACTAAGATCATTTCCTTGCTCAATATTTTCAATCTGCTGAGCCAGACCGACGAACACCAATGGTTGTCTAAAGAGCCACATAATTTGAATGTGGATGAATCAGAGGGCAAGCGTTTGAATGATATCTTCCAGTTTACCATGAAGGAGTACCATCGTCCGATCACCCTAGACGAAGTGGCGGAGGTAGCGAATATGACACCTTCTGCGTTTTGTAGATATTTCAAACAGAGAACCCGAAAGACCTATGTGAGTTTCTTGAATGAACTCCGCGTGGCACATGCGTGCAAACTTTTACTCAACAAAGAAATCAACGTAACCGAAGTGTGCTATCGCTCAGGCTTCGTGAACCTATCCAACTTTAATCGAAAATTTAAGTCTTTGACTAATCACACACCTTCACAGTATCAGAAGGTGCATTTTCAGGAACAGTTGCTTTGA
- a CDS encoding dihydrodipicolinate synthase family protein: MKINWQGVYPAITTKFDANDNLDLDAFKKNLEVQLESGIHGVILGGTLGEASTLTEEEKDVLIKTTIEVTKGDIPVVINIAEQSTKGAIAAAKRAESNGANGLMLLPPMRYKADDRETVEYFKAVAASTSLPIMIYNNPVDYKIEVTLDMFEELLPCTNIQAIKESTRDVTNVTRLKSKFGDRYAVLCGVDTLAMETLINGADGWVGGLVCAFPAETVAIYELFKAGRILEAAAINRWFIPLCELDLHPKLVQYIKLAEVAEGIGTEYVRAPRLPIIGKEREEVLAIIDAGIKSRPELPDYKALAV, translated from the coding sequence ATGAAAATTAATTGGCAAGGCGTATACCCCGCAATTACCACCAAATTTGATGCAAACGACAATCTTGATTTGGATGCCTTCAAAAAAAACCTTGAAGTACAACTTGAATCAGGCATACACGGTGTCATCTTAGGCGGTACATTGGGCGAAGCCAGTACCCTCACTGAGGAAGAAAAAGACGTATTGATTAAAACTACAATCGAAGTCACCAAAGGAGACATTCCCGTAGTGATCAATATTGCAGAGCAAAGCACCAAAGGAGCTATAGCCGCTGCCAAAAGAGCAGAAAGCAATGGAGCCAATGGACTAATGCTTTTGCCTCCTATGAGATACAAAGCAGACGACAGAGAAACAGTGGAATACTTCAAAGCAGTAGCTGCTTCTACATCTCTACCTATTATGATCTACAACAATCCGGTGGATTATAAAATTGAGGTGACACTCGACATGTTCGAGGAGCTACTACCTTGCACCAACATCCAGGCGATCAAAGAATCAACTAGAGATGTGACCAACGTGACTCGTTTGAAAAGCAAATTTGGCGACAGATACGCGGTACTTTGTGGCGTGGATACTTTGGCCATGGAAACATTGATCAACGGTGCCGACGGATGGGTTGGCGGATTGGTTTGTGCCTTCCCTGCAGAGACGGTAGCGATCTACGAATTGTTCAAAGCAGGCAGAATTCTAGAAGCCGCTGCGATCAATCGTTGGTTCATTCCACTATGCGAATTGGATTTACACCCTAAATTGGTACAGTACATTAAGTTAGCAGAAGTAGCAGAAGGAATCGGTACCGAGTACGTAAGAGCTCCTCGTTTGCCAATCATCGGTAAGGAAAGGGAAGAGGTTTTAGCTATTATTGATGCAGGTATCAAGTCAAGACCGGAGTTGCCAGATTACAAGGCGCTAGCAGTATAA